TGCTTTCTGATATATGTTCCCACATGTATATTAAACCCAAATGACAGGTGATTTTCACATGCCTTCCTCACTTCATCCATAACTGCTTCTGATTCGATTTCCATTAGAACTCTACCTGTTTTAACCTGTAAATCAATTTCCTGACCTTTAAGAGTTATAATCCTACGGTCCGGATGTCCGCTTTCAGCTGGAGGAAGCCTTTGTCCCTGTAAAACTATTCTTTTCACGCCTTCAATTTCATCAAGGTCTTTTAATAAATTTTCAGTTGTATCAGCACTCAAATACCTGTGTGGAAAAATTTCAATATCCATCCAATCATCTCCTTTTAAACAAACCTTTGCAATCCTCTTTTATTATACGTCATCTCCTTGACGCCTTTTTACGCCCTGATTATATATCCTTATAAACATATCCTGAGATATAAGCGGTTTGCTGACAGTAGCCTGCATACCGACAGGGATCCTACCGCCTTTAACTAGCTGACGACCAGATTCTCTGGCCATTTCAATTACATCGGTTGCAGGTGCCCCCTGTTCCAGCATACGCTTAAGAAAAAGACCGTGAGGCCTGAGAAGAGCCCCTGCAAACTCAAGATCAGCATTTCTGCAATATGATTGAATATGAGATAACACTGAATCAAAGTTATCCAGCTCCCATAAGCCACAGCTGGATACAAGTACCAGTTTACCCTGTGTTATTTCCCTGTGTGGATGCCTGGTATGGCCTTCCCTTAGCTCGATTGATGGCATTGCTCGGGGCAATAATCTTTCTAAAAACATCTGCATATGAGTATTGATTCCATCACAGTACACCGGTGTGGCTAAGACAAGGATATCTGCTTTGATTGCCTTAGGTGCAAGCCAAGCCATATCGTCGTCCAGAATGCATTTACCTGGAGTTTTCATCCAGCAGCTGACTTCACCTTTACAGGGCTGGATGTTGAGGTCTTTATTATAATAAATTTCAACTTCAGCGCCTTCTTCTTTCATGCCTTCCAAAAATGGGTTTAAAATCAGTGCTGTATTTCCTTTATCTTTATTTGGACTTGAATTAATCACTAATATGTTCATATTAGTACCTTTTAAGAAAATTTAAATTTTATTTTTGCTTAAATTCACATTTTAAATTTCATTCCTCTAAATAAATCTAAAATATCGCAAATTACCCCATGCTCGTTAAACATATTCTTAAACCGTGGCAACAGCAAAATATAAAATTTTTTCAGACGGAAATCTATTTTCGTTTTTACCCTGATAATATAACTTTTTAAGATCTTTAGTGGTTGAACCTTGTATATCTGAAAATCCAAACTGGCCTAAGAATTCCTCAAGTCCATCTTCCTTAATGCCAAATTTAAAAACATTAGCACCTGGTCTCTGTTTATTTCCTTCTTTAACTCCAGAATCAAGTAAATAATCAAATACTACAGCACTGCCATTACCTGAATTTTTTACTATAAAAGAAAGTGTTTCGGCAACAGCCTCTGGAGTAATGTAATAAATAAATCCTTCCATAATGAAAAGAGTCTTTAATGAAGCATTATAACCTCTTTTAAATAGTTCTTCACTGATTTTTCCCGATTCAAAATCAACAGGTACATATACCACATTTTCTAAGTTAGATTGGAACATTTCTTTGATTTTTCGGGTTTTATGTTGTTGAGTGGTTGGATGATCCATTTCGAAGACCTTAACATTTTCCATTCCATCAATCCTATAAGCTCGAGTATCAAATCCAGCTCCTAATATTACCAGTTGCTCAAGCCCTTCCTTGACTGATTTTTTCACAATGTCATCCAAATACCTAACTCTACTTACAATTGAATTAATACCTGCTTCAGTATCAGCTGCCATTTCCGGATGTTCAACGAGAACTTCCCACATCTTAGGATTTATAAAATGAATAGCCAGCGGATCATAACAAATACGTTCATCTTCGCTTTTAGAAGATTCGTACGCCCTTACATTTGCAATTAATTCAGCCTGGCCAATTTCAGTTTTTAATTCTTCAAATTTTCTTTCATCTCCTTTATATTGGCTTGATATCTTTTCCGCATATTCCATTAAATCATTAAACTCTTTCTCTTTATTTCCTGTTGTATTTTTTTTCAAAATATCACCTCATTTCATTCAACCACAGCATATACAAAGGATGCCATGTCATTAACTTCTCGGTTAGCATTCTTCCCATAGAAATAAGCTTTTTTGTAGTCTTCACTACCCATATTCTTTATTTTATAAAACCCTCTCTCAGAAAGGAATTTCTCAATTGGTTCATTTATGCTTGATTTTACAGGCTCTCCACGCTGTTTTGCAAACTCATAACCACTTTTTCCTTTATGAGCATTAGTATCTGGCTTGACTTTCCCATAATCAAAAATAACAGCACTTTTTTTACCAGAACTATGAACGATGAATGACAGCAACTCATCTACAGCTTCATGAGGAAGATAATAGATAAGTCCTTCCATTACAAATAGTGTTCTCTTCGTTTTGTCATAACCGCTCTCTGCCAGCCGCTGTTCAAGCTTTTCAACTTCAAGATCTGCAGACACATAAGTAACATGAGCCGGAATAAAACCAAATATTTCATTTATTTTATCTTTTTTCACTTTTATTGTGTCAGGATGGTCTATTTCAAATATATGAACATTTTTTAACTCTTCAATCCTGTAAGCCCTTGTATCATATCCAGCACCCATTATAACCAGCTGCTCAAGCCTATTCTGGGCAGATAACTTAACAATATCATCAAAATACCGTGCCCTGGCAACGATTGAATTACTATATCCAGGTAAGCTACGTTCTACCTGTTCTCGTTGTGCTTTGTATTTCTCAGGATGACACGTCATGAACTCCCGCATTTCAGGACTGGTAAAATAGATAGCATACGGGTCATAACATATACGCTTATCTACAGGCTTTTCTGACTCTTCAGCCCGAATTAATGCAACTATTTCTGCCATTTTGCTTGGTCCTTTTTTAATATTCTCCGCCATCATTCAATTCCCCCATCGTTATTTTCCACGTAATTTTCTTTCCTATAACTTTAGGTCGACCATTTGTGTCCTGAATTAAAACATCATAAATGTATAAAACTACTAGTTCTATGTATGACCAGTGGTCGTTATTATAACCAGTAGTATACAACATATATAAAACTTTGGATTTTAGGAATAAAAATTAAAGAAAGTAAATGGTTAATATCAGCACATCATGGTGTAAAAAAAGTGTTTAATATATTAATAGCTCTTAAATAAACAATTAAATGCCAAAATAATAAAATAAATTAAAATTAGAGTTTAATAAAAGATATTTTAGTGATTAGTTCAGTCTAGATCTTTTTTATCATCCATTTTAATATAGAGCTGGCTTATAAAATCATCAAGGTCTTTAGTAAATTTCACATAATTGACCCCTTGACCTTTGAGTATCATCCTAAAATCAAAGGGTAAATTACCTACATTTTCACAAATTAGCATCTGTACAGCCGTTATTTTAAGAGGATCTACATCAGATCGTATTGTTCCTTCTTTTATACCTAGTTCTATAGATTTATATAAAATAAAGAATATTTCCTTACGTAACTTAAAAATTTCTTTTATAGTTTCATTAGCATCGACCTTTAAGAAATTAGATGGAAGATGTATAGAATAAAGCGTACTCTGCATCATAATTTCAGAATAATCACTATGCAGCATGTCACTTAAATCAAATCTCCCTGATTGAAAGTAATTATAAGCTTTAAAATAGTCAGAATAAGTTCTGATGTATTCAACATATGCCCTTTTGAATGCAATGAGTTTTTCAAGTCCAGTATCCTCTTTTTCAACCTTTTCTTTGATCATTGTATTCAAAATAACGACCCCTCGCAAAACTACGGCATAAAAAAGTTCTTCCTTATTATCAAAGTAAATATAAAGAGTGGCTTTACCTAAACCAACTTCTTTAGCAATACCATTCATAGAAACATTATCGTATCCTTTTGAGAAGAAAAGTGCTTCTGCAGCGTCTAATATATCATTACGCCTTTGTTCTCTCTCCCTTTCCTTCCAATTTGAAACTGACATTCTCTCACCAAGATATATGTTGTTACTTGTTATCTTAATACTTTGACATTTATATTCAAGAGCATAATTAATTAAACTTACAACTGGGAAGTCCAGGTTAATGGTTTTAATCTATAAAATTCAATATTTCACAATTTCATTTGTAGATGTAGAATGATTTTTTCACTTGAATATAAAATCGTATCTATTGAAGGTCAGGTAAATGATTTATCAATTAAAAATTCGTGTAATAATTAAAAAATAGCGGTGCAAATAAGATAAATGATTTCATTTACCTGTCAATTAAAGTACTGAATATTAAATTAAAATGTACCTTAAAGAATGCATCATCCTATTTATTCATGATCATATGGCGTAAAAGATTTTCTACATCCATAAAATATTTTTCACTGTTAATTCCTCTGCTTTCCAGAATTCTTATGTGATCAGGGGGTACTTCTGACATACTTTTAGAAATTGCAGATAATAAAATAGAAACTTCTACAGGATCTACATCAGGCCTAACAGTTCCATCAATTATACCAATTTTAAGGGAGTCACGCATGATATCAAACCTTTCTTTACGCAAGCTCATGATCTCCCTGGTGTATTCACTTACTGGAGGAAGAAGCTGGAAATCAGCATTATGAACTATGGAATAGAGCCTTACATCTTTACTGATTTCTTCTGCATATTCCCTATTTACTATGTTCTCCATATCAAATCGTCCGGACTGGAAATAATTGTAAATGTGGATATAATCAGGATAATCTTTTGTAAATTTATGATATGCAACTCTAAATGCAGCAACTTTGTCAATCCCCTTTTCTGCAGCTGCAACTGCTTCTCTTATCATTGCATTTAAGATACGGGTTCCTCGAAGTACTATAGCAAAAAATAACTCTTCTTTATTTTCAAAGTAAAGATAAATCGTTGCTTTACTTAATTCAACTTCTTTAGCTATATCATTCATAGAAACATTATCATATCCCTTTTTAAAGAACAAGCTTTCGGCGGCATCGATGATGTCCTTCCTTCTCTGCTCTTTTTCCCTTTCTTTTCTGCTTTTTATGGGCATACCATCACCTTGCTGACTGACAGTAATATAATATCCGCTGGTTTATATATAAAAGATGAATTTATTAATAAAAGTTTGGTTTTAAACCTGAAATAGAGTTTAAAGTTAAAATTTAAGTTAAAGTTCATCTGCATATTGTGTAAATGTTATAATCAAAACTAATTATGTAATTGTTGATTAAATGGAATTATTTTGAACTTCAACCTAACAGACTACTACCTTTAAAACACAGTAAAATTCGCACTTACAGGTAGTTCTATTAAATTATTTAAAAAAAGCAGCCATCAATTAAAAATTATAATTCGTTAGTTTAAAAAAAGAGAATATGGTGGAAATAATCCACTTTCTCCAAACTTAGTTTGCAGGGGAAATTAAATCCCTTTCTCCGCTAGGTAAGAACTCTCTGAGTGCTCCTTTAGCAATGCATTCTCTTGGTGCAGTAAAGTCAAATGTAAGGTTCTTATCTGCAAATGCTATTTTAATTAAAGGATTGACACAGAAAGCGTCACCTCTTGCAGCGTGAGGAGCCTGAGCTATTCCAGCGTATTCTGGCTGGTGACCTACGTTCATAGCGTAGTTAGGGTAGTTAGGTCCTCTGAGTTCGTGGATTAAACCTTCGTCGCTTCTTATTGATAGAGAGTTAGAAGCTCCACACTGATCTTGAAGGTCGTATCCGTAGAATCCGAGTCTGCTGTGTACTTCTTTGTGTAATATCTGGCTTAAGTACCATCCGTTAATTCCAGCGTTGGAGTTTCCAGTTGCAAATGCGGTTGAACAACCTGCAGCTGCTGCAGCGACTGCTGCTCTCTGGGATCCACCAAAGTGGCTTTCTAAGAGTGTTGGGATTTCGTACTGTTCCATTCCGTAGAGAGTTACTTCAGTTGTTATGTCTTTAACAACATCCATATCTGCTTTAGCCTGGCATAAACCAAATTTATCTTCTACGTATTCTTTACCGTAGTATAAGAAGTCGTCGAGTATATCGTCAGTGTATGCTGCGGTAGCATACTGAGTGAATCCGACACCACCAGACATGTAAGATCCGAGCCAAATCTGATCGTATATTGCTGCACCAGCAGCTATAACTTCAAGACTTACTTTTGCAGGGTCTTCAGAGACTCTGGAGGTCTGAATCATATCTGCTAAAACTCCGAACTGGATTCCACCAGGTTCGTTTGGTCCTCTTGCTCTTCTTGATGGTAAGATAGCACCCATTCCGATAACGTCAGCGTGTTTAGCTGCGTATGAGAAATCAGCAATAGCTGCTTCTCCTG
This genomic window from Methanobacterium sp. contains:
- a CDS encoding class I SAM-dependent methyltransferase, which gives rise to MMAENIKKGPSKMAEIVALIRAEESEKPVDKRICYDPYAIYFTSPEMREFMTCHPEKYKAQREQVERSLPGYSNSIVARARYFDDIVKLSAQNRLEQLVIMGAGYDTRAYRIEELKNVHIFEIDHPDTIKVKKDKINEIFGFIPAHVTYVSADLEVEKLEQRLAESGYDKTKRTLFVMEGLIYYLPHEAVDELLSFIVHSSGKKSAVIFDYGKVKPDTNAHKGKSGYEFAKQRGEPVKSSINEPIEKFLSERGFYKIKNMGSEDYKKAYFYGKNANREVNDMASFVYAVVE
- a CDS encoding TetR/AcrR family transcriptional regulator; this encodes MPIKSRKEREKEQRRKDIIDAAESLFFKKGYDNVSMNDIAKEVELSKATIYLYFENKEELFFAIVLRGTRILNAMIREAVAAAEKGIDKVAAFRVAYHKFTKDYPDYIHIYNYFQSGRFDMENIVNREYAEEISKDVRLYSIVHNADFQLLPPVSEYTREIMSLRKERFDIMRDSLKIGIIDGTVRPDVDPVEVSILLSAISKSMSEVPPDHIRILESRGINSEKYFMDVENLLRHMIMNK
- the mcrA gene encoding coenzyme-B sulfoethylthiotransferase subunit alpha; the encoded protein is MIDEKKLFAKALKGKFDEDPNENHTNFYCFGGWEQSARKKEFNAEAEKLMEERGGVPFYNPDIGVPLGQRKLMAYKISGTDSYVEGDDLHFINNAAIQQLLDDIKRTVIVGMDTGHAVLEKRLGVEVTPETINEYMETINHALPGGAVVQEHMVEVNPGLVGDCYAKIFTGDDNLADELDKRVLIDINKEFPEEQAEMLKKYVGKKTYQVSRVPTAVVRSCDGGTVSRWSAMQIGMSFISAYKLCAGEAAIADFSYAAKHADVIGMGAILPSRRARGPNEPGGIQFGVLADMIQTSRVSEDPAKVSLEVIAAGAAIYDQIWLGSYMSGGVGFTQYATAAYTDDILDDFLYYGKEYVEDKFGLCQAKADMDVVKDITTEVTLYGMEQYEIPTLLESHFGGSQRAAVAAAAAGCSTAFATGNSNAGINGWYLSQILHKEVHSRLGFYGYDLQDQCGASNSLSIRSDEGLIHELRGPNYPNYAMNVGHQPEYAGIAQAPHAARGDAFCVNPLIKIAFADKNLTFDFTAPRECIAKGALREFLPSGERDLISPAN
- the mcrD gene encoding methyl-coenzyme M reductase operon protein D; this translates as MDIEIFPHRYLSADTTENLLKDLDEIEGVKRIVLQGQRLPPAESGHPDRRIITLKGQEIDLQVKTGRVLMEIESEAVMDEVRKACENHLSFGFNIHVGTYIRKQKTVTDKLKYGEKLGEIPDEMIGLTDQNAQLSERVKILKKKLD
- a CDS encoding flavodoxin family protein, whose product is MNILVINSSPNKDKGNTALILNPFLEGMKEEGAEVEIYYNKDLNIQPCKGEVSCWMKTPGKCILDDDMAWLAPKAIKADILVLATPVYCDGINTHMQMFLERLLPRAMPSIELREGHTRHPHREITQGKLVLVSSCGLWELDNFDSVLSHIQSYCRNADLEFAGALLRPHGLFLKRMLEQGAPATDVIEMARESGRQLVKGGRIPVGMQATVSKPLISQDMFIRIYNQGVKRRQGDDV
- a CDS encoding class I SAM-dependent methyltransferase — protein: MKKNTTGNKEKEFNDLMEYAEKISSQYKGDERKFEELKTEIGQAELIANVRAYESSKSEDERICYDPLAIHFINPKMWEVLVEHPEMAADTEAGINSIVSRVRYLDDIVKKSVKEGLEQLVILGAGFDTRAYRIDGMENVKVFEMDHPTTQQHKTRKIKEMFQSNLENVVYVPVDFESGKISEELFKRGYNASLKTLFIMEGFIYYITPEAVAETLSFIVKNSGNGSAVVFDYLLDSGVKEGNKQRPGANVFKFGIKEDGLEEFLGQFGFSDIQGSTTKDLKKLYYQGKNENRFPSEKILYFAVATV
- a CDS encoding TetR/AcrR family transcriptional regulator — protein: MSVSNWKEREREQRRNDILDAAEALFFSKGYDNVSMNGIAKEVGLGKATLYIYFDNKEELFYAVVLRGVVILNTMIKEKVEKEDTGLEKLIAFKRAYVEYIRTYSDYFKAYNYFQSGRFDLSDMLHSDYSEIMMQSTLYSIHLPSNFLKVDANETIKEIFKLRKEIFFILYKSIELGIKEGTIRSDVDPLKITAVQMLICENVGNLPFDFRMILKGQGVNYVKFTKDLDDFISQLYIKMDDKKDLD